GATTGATCGGTCGGTCAAGGGCTGAAGATAAGCTTGGAAGCCGATCGCGGCGGTCCGACGCCTCGGTAAATCCGCTCCTACAGGTGCTGCACCCCAACCTGTAGGAGCGGATTTATCCGCGACGTCGGACCGCCGCGAAGGCATCAGGCCAGGCGCTGCAAACCTTCCAGGCAGGTCGCCAGGTGATAGGGCGTTGTCGAAGGCATGTCATGTCGGCTTACCGTCCCCTCGCCATCCCGGCATTCATACCAGCCACCGTCATGCAAAAAACGCTGTTCCAAGGCGCTCAGTTGCGCGGCCAGTTTTGCATCGGACCCCGAACGTAACCCCAGCGCCCGCAGATACTCCGCCTGCGCCCAGATCCGCTGCGTGGCATCCAGCACTGTGCCATCCGCTTCCAGCGCTGCCAATACAGCCCCATCCCTCACGCCACACTGTTCGGCATACCCGAACGCACGGTCGACGGATTCATGCAATGGCGTGCCGCGTAGCAGCGGCGAGGTGTCCAGCAAGTAGAACCACTCGAACTGATGCCCCGGTTCAAACCAGTTATCCACAGTACCGCGTGGTTTTTCCAGCATCAGCCCGTGTTCAGGGTCGATAAAATCTGCCTGAAGTGCGTCGCAGAGTGTCAACAGCGCCTGCTTCGCGCCGTCATCTTCACGCACCGCCAGCACTTGCAGGAAAGCTTCGGCCAAGTGCATCTGCGGGTTCTGCAGCGGGCCGCTGCCAAGATCCGACCAGTCTTCGCCCAAGCTGGCTTCGTACAGGCCGTCATCCCGGGCAAACTGCTCAGCAACGATTTCCAGCGCCGCGTTCAGCGCCGACTCCACGAGGCCCTCACGCACTTTGCCCCAGTAATGCGCGCAGGCAAACACGATGAACGCGTGGGTGTACAAGTCTTTGCGCCGGTCCAACGGTTTGCCTTCAGCGTCGATGCTGTAGAACCAGCCGCCGTGCTCGGCATCATGGAAATGCCGCTGCAGCGAACGGAACAACGCCGCGGCACGTTCTGCGGCGCCGGGTTGTTCGATGCGGCTGCTGAACAGGTACAACTGGCGGG
The genomic region above belongs to Pseudomonas sp. PSKL.D1 and contains:
- a CDS encoding AGE family epimerase/isomerase produces the protein MPNARPTPPALARFNQHFAERIVPLWQGPGWNADMALPYEALDAQHNPLPVQRYRAMACARQLYLFSSRIEQPGAAERAAALFRSLQRHFHDAEHGGWFYSIDAEGKPLDRRKDLYTHAFIVFACAHYWGKVREGLVESALNAALEIVAEQFARDDGLYEASLGEDWSDLGSGPLQNPQMHLAEAFLQVLAVREDDGAKQALLTLCDALQADFIDPEHGLMLEKPRGTVDNWFEPGHQFEWFYLLDTSPLLRGTPLHESVDRAFGYAEQCGVRDGAVLAALEADGTVLDATQRIWAQAEYLRALGLRSGSDAKLAAQLSALEQRFLHDGGWYECRDGEGTVSRHDMPSTTPYHLATCLEGLQRLA